From the genome of Anopheles moucheti chromosome 3, idAnoMoucSN_F20_07, whole genome shotgun sequence, one region includes:
- the LOC128301581 gene encoding NEDD8-conjugating enzyme Ubc12, with product MIKLFSLKQQKKDGEATPKAGGQKKTFTAAQLRITKDINELNLPKTCATEFPDPDDLLNFKLIICPDEGFYKGGRFVFNFKVGPNYPHEPPKVKCETQVYHPNIDLEGNVCLNILREDWKPVLTINSIVYGLQYLFLEPNPEDPLNREAAEVLQTNRRLFEHNVFKAMRGNYIGATYFQRCLK from the exons ATGATTAAACTATTCTCCctcaaacaacaaaagaaagatGGTGAAGCAACACCGAAGGCCGGAGGACAGAAGAAAACTTTCACTGCTGCACAGCTGCGAATCACTAAAG ATATCAATGAGCTAAACCTTCCGAAGACGTGTGCCACCGAATTCCCGGACCCGGACGATTTGCTGAACTTCAAGCTTATCATCTGTCCGGATGAGGGCTTCTATAAGGGGGGTCGATTCGTGTTCAACTTTAAG gtTGGACCAAACTACCCTCACGAACCTCCGAAGGTCAAGTGTGAAACCCAGGTCTACCATCCAAACATAGACCTTGAGGGTAACGTGTGCTTGAACATTCTACGCGAAGACTGGAAACCGGTACTAACGATTAACTCGATCGTATATGGATTGCAGTACTTGTTCTTG GAACCGAATCCGGAGGATCCGCTCAACCGGGAAGCTGCTGAAGTGTTGCAAACCAATCGACGCCTGTTTGAGCACAATGTTTTCAAAGCGATGCGCGGCAACTATATTGGCGCGACGTACTTCCAGCGCTGTCTCAAGTGA